Proteins from a genomic interval of Sphingobacterium sp. SYP-B4668:
- a CDS encoding SGNH/GDSL hydrolase family protein has translation MRKIIGIMCGLLIALTAYGQKGLIEHLRSGQAQHIVVYGTSLSSGACGNAWMRPVAAELNKRYGDSLVTYTLAGKGGMWSTWGVTHLEDSVIAKKPDAVIIEFGINDAFRDYQTSVAVARLNLEYMIDRIRLSVQDCEIFLQVMNMPIGKSAGFRPHLADYYAMYRETAQKKGVTLIDHYANWERVLEQGEAIFRTYVPDGIHPNTKGGEQIIAPHILKRILPTTSL, from the coding sequence ATGAGGAAGATAATCGGAATAATGTGTGGCCTGCTGATAGCGCTAACTGCGTATGGTCAAAAGGGGCTGATCGAGCACCTAAGGAGTGGACAGGCACAGCATATTGTGGTGTATGGGACGAGCTTGTCAAGTGGCGCTTGCGGGAATGCCTGGATGCGTCCTGTCGCGGCAGAGTTGAACAAACGGTATGGGGATAGCTTGGTGACCTACACGCTTGCTGGTAAAGGAGGGATGTGGTCTACTTGGGGGGTGACCCATCTAGAAGATAGTGTTATCGCGAAGAAGCCGGACGCGGTGATCATCGAATTTGGAATTAATGATGCTTTTCGGGATTACCAAACTTCGGTAGCCGTGGCCCGCCTGAACCTAGAGTATATGATCGATAGGATCCGCTTGTCGGTACAGGATTGCGAAATCTTCTTGCAGGTGATGAATATGCCGATAGGCAAATCGGCGGGATTTAGACCCCATCTTGCGGATTACTATGCGATGTATCGAGAGACGGCGCAAAAAAAAGGAGTGACCTTAATCGATCACTACGCCAATTGGGAACGTGTGTTGGAACAGGGGGAGGCCATCTTTCGGACGTATGTGCCTGATGGGATACACCCCAATACGAAAGGAGGGGAGCAGATCATTGCTCCGCATATTTTGAAGCGTATATTACCTACTACTAGTCTATAA
- a CDS encoding FAD-dependent oxidoreductase, with protein sequence MKKLFYCFVIMGMLSACGQAESTENQADIVIYGGTSAAITAAVQAKKSGKSVIVVSPDTHIGGLSSGGLGFTDTGDKSVIGGLSRDFYHRVYLHYQDSAAWRWQQQADYGNKGQGTPAMDGDARTMWIFEPHVAEQIFEDYVEEYKIDVRRDAWLDREKGVVKKDGRIVSIRTLDGTTYRGKVFIDATYEGDLLAAAGVSYHVGREANATYKEKWNGVQVGVLHHGHWFKTDISAYKVPGDSTSGLLYGVSAEHPGEYGAADHRLQAYCFRMCLSNHPENRVAFAKPANYDAAHYELLARVFASGWRETFNKFDPIPNRKTDTNNHGPFSTDFIGMNYDYPEASYARRREIIQEHADYQQGLLYFLSHDPKVPQEVRTEMAKWGLAKDEFVANGHWPQQLYIREARRMVGHYVMTEHDTFSEREITDPVGMGSYTLDSHNVQRYVKPDGNVQNEGDIGVSPKKPYQISYGALLPKQEECTNLLVPVCVSSSHIAFGSIRMEPVFMILGESAATAAVLAIDGNKTVQEVEYADLRKALLAQKQVLAVD encoded by the coding sequence ATGAAGAAGCTATTCTATTGTTTTGTAATTATGGGGATGCTAAGCGCTTGTGGACAAGCGGAGTCGACCGAGAATCAGGCCGATATTGTCATCTACGGCGGTACGTCGGCAGCGATTACAGCTGCTGTACAAGCCAAGAAATCCGGAAAATCGGTCATCGTGGTCTCTCCCGATACACACATCGGAGGACTCTCATCGGGTGGCCTTGGATTTACCGATACGGGAGATAAGTCAGTGATTGGAGGGCTATCCCGAGATTTTTACCACAGGGTGTACTTGCACTACCAGGACAGCGCGGCCTGGCGTTGGCAGCAACAGGCAGACTATGGCAATAAGGGACAGGGAACGCCTGCTATGGATGGCGACGCGCGGACGATGTGGATATTTGAACCGCATGTGGCGGAGCAGATTTTTGAAGACTATGTCGAAGAATATAAAATCGACGTAAGGCGCGATGCGTGGCTAGACCGTGAAAAGGGAGTTGTCAAGAAGGATGGTCGTATTGTATCGATTAGGACCTTGGATGGTACGACCTATAGGGGTAAAGTATTTATAGATGCTACTTACGAAGGGGATTTGCTGGCAGCTGCTGGGGTAAGCTATCATGTGGGCCGAGAGGCAAATGCAACGTATAAGGAGAAATGGAATGGGGTGCAAGTGGGGGTATTGCACCACGGTCACTGGTTTAAGACGGATATCAGTGCCTACAAAGTGCCGGGAGATAGTACTAGCGGATTGCTGTATGGTGTATCAGCGGAGCATCCGGGTGAATATGGCGCTGCGGATCATCGATTGCAGGCCTACTGCTTTCGGATGTGTTTGAGCAACCATCCTGAAAATAGGGTAGCCTTTGCCAAACCAGCTAACTACGATGCCGCCCATTATGAGCTGCTAGCACGGGTATTTGCCAGTGGTTGGCGGGAGACATTCAATAAGTTCGATCCAATCCCCAATCGCAAGACGGATACCAACAATCACGGTCCCTTTAGCACAGATTTCATAGGAATGAACTACGACTATCCGGAAGCGAGCTATGCGCGTCGTAGGGAAATCATTCAGGAGCATGCCGATTATCAACAGGGGCTTCTCTATTTTCTGAGCCATGACCCTAAGGTACCCCAAGAGGTACGTACAGAAATGGCGAAATGGGGATTGGCGAAAGATGAATTCGTGGCTAATGGCCATTGGCCGCAGCAGTTGTATATTCGAGAGGCGCGCCGTATGGTGGGGCACTATGTGATGACGGAGCACGATACATTTAGCGAACGCGAAATCACAGACCCGGTGGGGATGGGCTCGTATACATTGGATTCGCACAATGTACAACGCTATGTAAAACCGGATGGGAATGTGCAGAATGAAGGAGATATTGGTGTGTCACCCAAAAAACCATACCAGATATCTTATGGGGCCTTATTGCCCAAACAGGAGGAATGTACTAACCTACTGGTGCCCGTATGTGTATCGAGCTCCCATATTGCCTTCGGTAGTATTCGGATGGAGCCTGTCTTCATGATATTGGGAGAGAGTGCCGCGACAGCAGCAGTGCTAGCCATCGATGGTAATAAAACCGTGCAAGAAGTAGAATATGCGGATCTTCGGAAGGCGTTGTTGGCACAAAAGCAGGTGCTGGCAGTGGATTAG
- a CDS encoding RagB/SusD family nutrient uptake outer membrane protein, with translation MKHIHYIYVLAGCLLMSCSKDYLDRLPESSIAPEASFKTEKDLALFTKSFYDVAFPSAEGVYNESVDNIVKTTLDDELTGKRQVPVSGGGWTWTNLRNINYFLENCFTTVAEAAAAPYAAEARFFRAYFYFDKLKRFGDVPWYDKVIDQNDEEQLKKPRDPRTLVVTNILADLDYAIEHLSSTKSDEKVTKWTALALKSRVALFEGTFRKYHVEFNLPDANKLLEQAADAANKVIEGKQYSIYNAAGATSYGALFYSVNSIPQEVILARKFSDALQIWHNVNYYTITASYGKPGLDKNLVDSYLMKDGSRFTDKANYATMTFKEEIVDRDPRLSQTIRTPGYRRIGGSANIAPNFGNSVTGYQLIKFVGDVKYDNFNRSENDMPLFRYAEVLLNYAEAKAELGTLTQADIDKSIKLLRDRVSMPNLDLLQANASPDAYLSKDYTHVSGANKGIILEIRRERRVELVMESFRWDDIIRWKNGQMVTRQFKGMYFPSIGKFDLDNDGKDDVWIYEGDRPSASGIQLLKLGSEILLENGNKGNVIINAHIAKVFDENKDYLYPIPVQERQLNPNLSQNPYWGE, from the coding sequence ATGAAACACATACACTACATATATGTCTTGGCAGGATGTCTGTTGATGTCTTGCTCCAAAGACTACCTAGACCGCTTGCCCGAATCTAGTATCGCCCCAGAGGCGTCTTTTAAGACGGAGAAGGATCTCGCACTTTTTACCAAATCATTCTACGATGTAGCTTTCCCATCAGCAGAGGGCGTGTACAATGAGTCTGTGGACAATATCGTGAAGACCACCTTGGATGATGAGCTCACAGGCAAAAGACAGGTCCCCGTCAGCGGCGGCGGATGGACCTGGACCAATTTGCGAAATATCAATTACTTTCTTGAAAACTGCTTTACTACCGTTGCGGAAGCAGCTGCAGCTCCTTATGCAGCAGAGGCCCGCTTTTTCAGAGCATACTTTTACTTTGACAAGCTCAAGCGCTTCGGGGATGTGCCTTGGTACGACAAGGTCATCGATCAAAATGATGAAGAACAGCTCAAGAAACCCCGAGATCCTCGAACCCTGGTTGTCACTAATATCCTAGCCGATCTGGATTATGCCATCGAGCATCTCTCCAGCACCAAGAGCGATGAGAAGGTCACCAAATGGACAGCCTTGGCCTTAAAATCACGAGTGGCTCTTTTTGAAGGAACTTTTCGAAAATATCACGTCGAATTCAACTTGCCCGATGCCAACAAGCTACTGGAACAAGCCGCCGATGCCGCCAACAAAGTAATCGAGGGCAAGCAGTATAGCATCTATAATGCAGCTGGAGCAACTTCTTATGGCGCTTTGTTCTACAGTGTCAACAGTATTCCGCAAGAAGTTATTTTAGCCAGAAAATTTTCCGATGCCTTGCAAATCTGGCATAACGTCAACTATTACACCATTACGGCTTCCTACGGCAAGCCCGGTCTAGACAAGAATTTGGTAGACTCCTATTTAATGAAAGATGGTAGCAGGTTTACGGACAAGGCCAACTACGCCACCATGACCTTCAAGGAAGAGATTGTGGATCGTGACCCGCGCCTCAGCCAAACCATCCGTACGCCGGGGTATAGGCGTATTGGCGGCTCGGCCAATATAGCCCCAAATTTTGGCAACTCAGTAACTGGTTACCAATTGATTAAGTTTGTCGGAGATGTCAAGTATGACAATTTTAATCGGTCTGAAAACGATATGCCCCTATTCCGATATGCAGAGGTCTTGCTCAATTATGCCGAAGCGAAAGCCGAGCTGGGCACTTTGACCCAGGCCGATATCGACAAATCCATCAAGCTGCTCCGCGACCGCGTAAGTATGCCCAATCTAGACCTGCTACAGGCCAATGCTAGTCCAGATGCTTATCTATCGAAAGACTATACCCATGTATCCGGTGCCAATAAAGGAATCATTCTCGAAATCCGAAGAGAGCGTCGCGTCGAATTAGTCATGGAATCGTTCCGTTGGGATGATATTATACGCTGGAAAAATGGCCAAATGGTGACTAGACAATTTAAAGGAATGTATTTCCCAAGTATCGGCAAATTCGACCTGGATAATGATGGAAAAGACGATGTCTGGATCTATGAAGGGGATAGACCAAGTGCTTCTGGCATACAACTACTGAAACTAGGTTCGGAGATTTTGCTCGAAAACGGCAACAAGGGCAATGTCATCATCAATGCCCATATTGCAAAGGTATTTGATGAAAATAAAGACTACCTATACCCGATTCCTGTACAGGAGCGCCAATTAAATCCTAATTTGAGCCAAAATCCTTACTGGGGCGAATAA